The following are encoded together in the Zingiber officinale cultivar Zhangliang chromosome 8A, Zo_v1.1, whole genome shotgun sequence genome:
- the LOC122008666 gene encoding bZIP transcription factor TGA10-like isoform X1, with protein MADEAAEAIHSGNQPRDRQDMSFPFVTDLPSSSSSSSQSMHGSFFMYSINCFFPLKSKEIGPYDLGELDQALFMYLDGQDHSASPQEQRQTLNIFPSQPMHVQPSTKVGIGSQKPSEFTMNSTIKDAPPSAVVKKEGGRKGTSTGPDHEEGPKTPDPKILRRLAQNREAARKSRLRKKAYIQQLENSRIKLTQLEHELQRARTQGLLLGGGAAVLGDQGFPTTISGLSSVAAMFDMEHMRWLEEQHRVMCELRAAVQEHLPETDLQIFVDSCLAHLDQLTQLKFLVIKSDVFHLISGTWLTPAERCFMWIAGFRPSDLIKMVLRHIEPLTEQQIVGVCALQQSAQETEEALSHGLEALNQSVSAAIAADALSCNSLNVADYMGQMTVAMDKLAAMEGFVRQAENLRQQTLQRLQQMLTTAQMARSLLAIAEYFHRLRALSSLWLSRPRQQDFNS; from the exons ATGGCGGACGAGGCCGCCGAGGCGATCCACTCCGGCAACCAACCCCGGGACCGACAGGACATGAGCTTCCCCTTCGTCACggatcttccttcttcttcctcctcctcatccCAATCCATGCACGGAAGCTTCTTCATGTACTCGATCAACTGTTTTTTCCCGTT GAAAAGCAAGGAGATTGGACCTTACGATCTAGGAGAGTTGGATCAAGCTCTATTCATGTATTTAGATGGGCAAGATCATTCAGCATCACCTCAAGAACAAAGAC AGACGTTGAATATTTTTCCTTCTCAGCCCATGCATGTACAGCCTTCCACCAAG GTTGGAATTGGCTCCCAAAAGCCTTCAGAGTTTACCATGAACTCCACCATTAAAGATGCTCCTCCATCAGCAGTTGTCAAG AAGGAAGGAGGCAGGAAAGGCACAAGCACTGGTCCAGATCACGAAGAAGGCCCCAAGACACCAGACCCTAAG ATATTGAGAAGGCTTGCACAGAATAGGGAGGCAGCTAGGAAAAGCAGGCTTAGGAAAAAG GCATATATACAGCAACTAGAGAACAGTCGGATCAAGCTTACTCAGCTTGAACATGAGCTTCAAAGGGCAAGAACTCAG GGTTTGTTGTTGGGTGGTGGAGCTGCTGTTCTTGGGGACCAAGGCTTCCCTACCACCATTAGTGGTCTCAGCTCAG TAGCCGCCATGTTCGACATGGAGCACATGCGATGGCTGGAAGAACAGCACCGGGTGATGTGCGAGCTCCGGGCGGCGGTGCAGGAGCACCTGCCGGAGACCGACCTGCAGATATTCGTCGACAGCTGCCTCGCACATCTCGACCAGTTGACGCAGCTCAAGTTCCTTGTCATCAAGTCCGACGTCTTCCACCTCATCTCCGGCACCTGGTTGACCCCCGCCGAGCGCTGCTTCATGTGGATCGCCGGTTTCCGCCCCTCCGACCTCATCAAG ATGGTGTTGAGGCACATCGAGCCATTAACGGAGCAGCAGATAGTGGGCGTCTGCGCGCTGCAGCAGTCGGCGCAGGAGACGGAGGAGGCGCTCAGCCATGGACTCGAGGCGCTCAATCAGTCCGTCTCTGCCGCCATCGCCGCCGACGCCCTGAGTTGCAACAGCCTCAACGTGGCCGACTACATGGGGCAGATGACCGTCGCCATGGACAAGCTCGCGGCCATGGAGGGCTTCGTTAGACAA GCGGAGAACTTGAGACAGCAGACACTGCAGAGGCTTCAGCAGATGCTGACGACGGCGCAGATGGCGCGAAGTTTGCTGGCCATCGCCGAGTACTTCCACCGCCTTCGCGCTCTCAGCTCGCTTTGGCTTTCCCGGCCAAGGCAACAAGACTTCAACTCCTGA
- the LOC122008666 gene encoding bZIP transcription factor TGA10-like isoform X3, with protein MADEAAEAIHSGNQPRDRQDMSFPFVTDLPSSSSSSSQSMHGSFFMYSINCFFPLKSKEIGPYDLGELDQALFMYLDGQDHSASPQEQRQTLNIFPSQPMHVQPSTKVGIGSQKPSEFTMNSTIKDAPPSAVVKEGGRKGTSTGPDHEEGPKTPDPKILRRLAQNREAARKSRLRKKAYIQQLENSRIKLTQLEHELQRARTQGLLLGGGAAVLGDQGFPTTISGLSSVAAMFDMEHMRWLEEQHRVMCELRAAVQEHLPETDLQIFVDSCLAHLDQLTQLKFLVIKSDVFHLISGTWLTPAERCFMWIAGFRPSDLIKMVLRHIEPLTEQQIVGVCALQQSAQETEEALSHGLEALNQSVSAAIAADALSCNSLNVADYMGQMTVAMDKLAAMEGFVRQAENLRQQTLQRLQQMLTTAQMARSLLAIAEYFHRLRALSSLWLSRPRQQDFNS; from the exons ATGGCGGACGAGGCCGCCGAGGCGATCCACTCCGGCAACCAACCCCGGGACCGACAGGACATGAGCTTCCCCTTCGTCACggatcttccttcttcttcctcctcctcatccCAATCCATGCACGGAAGCTTCTTCATGTACTCGATCAACTGTTTTTTCCCGTT GAAAAGCAAGGAGATTGGACCTTACGATCTAGGAGAGTTGGATCAAGCTCTATTCATGTATTTAGATGGGCAAGATCATTCAGCATCACCTCAAGAACAAAGAC AGACGTTGAATATTTTTCCTTCTCAGCCCATGCATGTACAGCCTTCCACCAAG GTTGGAATTGGCTCCCAAAAGCCTTCAGAGTTTACCATGAACTCCACCATTAAAGATGCTCCTCCATCAGCAGTTGTCAAG GAAGGAGGCAGGAAAGGCACAAGCACTGGTCCAGATCACGAAGAAGGCCCCAAGACACCAGACCCTAAG ATATTGAGAAGGCTTGCACAGAATAGGGAGGCAGCTAGGAAAAGCAGGCTTAGGAAAAAG GCATATATACAGCAACTAGAGAACAGTCGGATCAAGCTTACTCAGCTTGAACATGAGCTTCAAAGGGCAAGAACTCAG GGTTTGTTGTTGGGTGGTGGAGCTGCTGTTCTTGGGGACCAAGGCTTCCCTACCACCATTAGTGGTCTCAGCTCAG TAGCCGCCATGTTCGACATGGAGCACATGCGATGGCTGGAAGAACAGCACCGGGTGATGTGCGAGCTCCGGGCGGCGGTGCAGGAGCACCTGCCGGAGACCGACCTGCAGATATTCGTCGACAGCTGCCTCGCACATCTCGACCAGTTGACGCAGCTCAAGTTCCTTGTCATCAAGTCCGACGTCTTCCACCTCATCTCCGGCACCTGGTTGACCCCCGCCGAGCGCTGCTTCATGTGGATCGCCGGTTTCCGCCCCTCCGACCTCATCAAG ATGGTGTTGAGGCACATCGAGCCATTAACGGAGCAGCAGATAGTGGGCGTCTGCGCGCTGCAGCAGTCGGCGCAGGAGACGGAGGAGGCGCTCAGCCATGGACTCGAGGCGCTCAATCAGTCCGTCTCTGCCGCCATCGCCGCCGACGCCCTGAGTTGCAACAGCCTCAACGTGGCCGACTACATGGGGCAGATGACCGTCGCCATGGACAAGCTCGCGGCCATGGAGGGCTTCGTTAGACAA GCGGAGAACTTGAGACAGCAGACACTGCAGAGGCTTCAGCAGATGCTGACGACGGCGCAGATGGCGCGAAGTTTGCTGGCCATCGCCGAGTACTTCCACCGCCTTCGCGCTCTCAGCTCGCTTTGGCTTTCCCGGCCAAGGCAACAAGACTTCAACTCCTGA
- the LOC122008666 gene encoding bZIP transcription factor TGA10-like isoform X2 → MADEAAEAIHSGNQPRDRQDMSFPFVTDLPSSSSSSSQSMHGSFFMYSINCFFPLKSKEIGPYDLGELDQALFMYLDGQDHSASPQEQRQTLNIFPSQPMHVQPSTKVGIGSQKPSEFTMNSTIKDAPPSAVVKKEGGRKGTSTGPDHEEGPKTPDPKILRRLAQNREAARKSRLRKKAYIQQLENSRIKLTQLEHELQRARTQGLLLGGGAAVLGDQGFPTTISGLSSAAMFDMEHMRWLEEQHRVMCELRAAVQEHLPETDLQIFVDSCLAHLDQLTQLKFLVIKSDVFHLISGTWLTPAERCFMWIAGFRPSDLIKMVLRHIEPLTEQQIVGVCALQQSAQETEEALSHGLEALNQSVSAAIAADALSCNSLNVADYMGQMTVAMDKLAAMEGFVRQAENLRQQTLQRLQQMLTTAQMARSLLAIAEYFHRLRALSSLWLSRPRQQDFNS, encoded by the exons ATGGCGGACGAGGCCGCCGAGGCGATCCACTCCGGCAACCAACCCCGGGACCGACAGGACATGAGCTTCCCCTTCGTCACggatcttccttcttcttcctcctcctcatccCAATCCATGCACGGAAGCTTCTTCATGTACTCGATCAACTGTTTTTTCCCGTT GAAAAGCAAGGAGATTGGACCTTACGATCTAGGAGAGTTGGATCAAGCTCTATTCATGTATTTAGATGGGCAAGATCATTCAGCATCACCTCAAGAACAAAGAC AGACGTTGAATATTTTTCCTTCTCAGCCCATGCATGTACAGCCTTCCACCAAG GTTGGAATTGGCTCCCAAAAGCCTTCAGAGTTTACCATGAACTCCACCATTAAAGATGCTCCTCCATCAGCAGTTGTCAAG AAGGAAGGAGGCAGGAAAGGCACAAGCACTGGTCCAGATCACGAAGAAGGCCCCAAGACACCAGACCCTAAG ATATTGAGAAGGCTTGCACAGAATAGGGAGGCAGCTAGGAAAAGCAGGCTTAGGAAAAAG GCATATATACAGCAACTAGAGAACAGTCGGATCAAGCTTACTCAGCTTGAACATGAGCTTCAAAGGGCAAGAACTCAG GGTTTGTTGTTGGGTGGTGGAGCTGCTGTTCTTGGGGACCAAGGCTTCCCTACCACCATTAGTGGTCTCAGCTCAG CCGCCATGTTCGACATGGAGCACATGCGATGGCTGGAAGAACAGCACCGGGTGATGTGCGAGCTCCGGGCGGCGGTGCAGGAGCACCTGCCGGAGACCGACCTGCAGATATTCGTCGACAGCTGCCTCGCACATCTCGACCAGTTGACGCAGCTCAAGTTCCTTGTCATCAAGTCCGACGTCTTCCACCTCATCTCCGGCACCTGGTTGACCCCCGCCGAGCGCTGCTTCATGTGGATCGCCGGTTTCCGCCCCTCCGACCTCATCAAG ATGGTGTTGAGGCACATCGAGCCATTAACGGAGCAGCAGATAGTGGGCGTCTGCGCGCTGCAGCAGTCGGCGCAGGAGACGGAGGAGGCGCTCAGCCATGGACTCGAGGCGCTCAATCAGTCCGTCTCTGCCGCCATCGCCGCCGACGCCCTGAGTTGCAACAGCCTCAACGTGGCCGACTACATGGGGCAGATGACCGTCGCCATGGACAAGCTCGCGGCCATGGAGGGCTTCGTTAGACAA GCGGAGAACTTGAGACAGCAGACACTGCAGAGGCTTCAGCAGATGCTGACGACGGCGCAGATGGCGCGAAGTTTGCTGGCCATCGCCGAGTACTTCCACCGCCTTCGCGCTCTCAGCTCGCTTTGGCTTTCCCGGCCAAGGCAACAAGACTTCAACTCCTGA
- the LOC122008666 gene encoding bZIP transcription factor TGA10-like isoform X4 has protein sequence MADEAAEAIHSGNQPRDRQDMSFPFVTDLPSSSSSSSQSMHGSFFMKSKEIGPYDLGELDQALFMYLDGQDHSASPQEQRQTLNIFPSQPMHVQPSTKVGIGSQKPSEFTMNSTIKDAPPSAVVKKEGGRKGTSTGPDHEEGPKTPDPKILRRLAQNREAARKSRLRKKAYIQQLENSRIKLTQLEHELQRARTQGLLLGGGAAVLGDQGFPTTISGLSSVAAMFDMEHMRWLEEQHRVMCELRAAVQEHLPETDLQIFVDSCLAHLDQLTQLKFLVIKSDVFHLISGTWLTPAERCFMWIAGFRPSDLIKMVLRHIEPLTEQQIVGVCALQQSAQETEEALSHGLEALNQSVSAAIAADALSCNSLNVADYMGQMTVAMDKLAAMEGFVRQAENLRQQTLQRLQQMLTTAQMARSLLAIAEYFHRLRALSSLWLSRPRQQDFNS, from the exons ATGGCGGACGAGGCCGCCGAGGCGATCCACTCCGGCAACCAACCCCGGGACCGACAGGACATGAGCTTCCCCTTCGTCACggatcttccttcttcttcctcctcctcatccCAATCCATGCACGGAAGCTTCTTCAT GAAAAGCAAGGAGATTGGACCTTACGATCTAGGAGAGTTGGATCAAGCTCTATTCATGTATTTAGATGGGCAAGATCATTCAGCATCACCTCAAGAACAAAGAC AGACGTTGAATATTTTTCCTTCTCAGCCCATGCATGTACAGCCTTCCACCAAG GTTGGAATTGGCTCCCAAAAGCCTTCAGAGTTTACCATGAACTCCACCATTAAAGATGCTCCTCCATCAGCAGTTGTCAAG AAGGAAGGAGGCAGGAAAGGCACAAGCACTGGTCCAGATCACGAAGAAGGCCCCAAGACACCAGACCCTAAG ATATTGAGAAGGCTTGCACAGAATAGGGAGGCAGCTAGGAAAAGCAGGCTTAGGAAAAAG GCATATATACAGCAACTAGAGAACAGTCGGATCAAGCTTACTCAGCTTGAACATGAGCTTCAAAGGGCAAGAACTCAG GGTTTGTTGTTGGGTGGTGGAGCTGCTGTTCTTGGGGACCAAGGCTTCCCTACCACCATTAGTGGTCTCAGCTCAG TAGCCGCCATGTTCGACATGGAGCACATGCGATGGCTGGAAGAACAGCACCGGGTGATGTGCGAGCTCCGGGCGGCGGTGCAGGAGCACCTGCCGGAGACCGACCTGCAGATATTCGTCGACAGCTGCCTCGCACATCTCGACCAGTTGACGCAGCTCAAGTTCCTTGTCATCAAGTCCGACGTCTTCCACCTCATCTCCGGCACCTGGTTGACCCCCGCCGAGCGCTGCTTCATGTGGATCGCCGGTTTCCGCCCCTCCGACCTCATCAAG ATGGTGTTGAGGCACATCGAGCCATTAACGGAGCAGCAGATAGTGGGCGTCTGCGCGCTGCAGCAGTCGGCGCAGGAGACGGAGGAGGCGCTCAGCCATGGACTCGAGGCGCTCAATCAGTCCGTCTCTGCCGCCATCGCCGCCGACGCCCTGAGTTGCAACAGCCTCAACGTGGCCGACTACATGGGGCAGATGACCGTCGCCATGGACAAGCTCGCGGCCATGGAGGGCTTCGTTAGACAA GCGGAGAACTTGAGACAGCAGACACTGCAGAGGCTTCAGCAGATGCTGACGACGGCGCAGATGGCGCGAAGTTTGCTGGCCATCGCCGAGTACTTCCACCGCCTTCGCGCTCTCAGCTCGCTTTGGCTTTCCCGGCCAAGGCAACAAGACTTCAACTCCTGA
- the LOC122008666 gene encoding bZIP transcription factor TGA10-like isoform X6, producing the protein MYLDGQDHSASPQEQRQTLNIFPSQPMHVQPSTKVGIGSQKPSEFTMNSTIKDAPPSAVVKKEGGRKGTSTGPDHEEGPKTPDPKILRRLAQNREAARKSRLRKKAYIQQLENSRIKLTQLEHELQRARTQGLLLGGGAAVLGDQGFPTTISGLSSVAAMFDMEHMRWLEEQHRVMCELRAAVQEHLPETDLQIFVDSCLAHLDQLTQLKFLVIKSDVFHLISGTWLTPAERCFMWIAGFRPSDLIKMVLRHIEPLTEQQIVGVCALQQSAQETEEALSHGLEALNQSVSAAIAADALSCNSLNVADYMGQMTVAMDKLAAMEGFVRQAENLRQQTLQRLQQMLTTAQMARSLLAIAEYFHRLRALSSLWLSRPRQQDFNS; encoded by the exons ATGTATTTAGATGGGCAAGATCATTCAGCATCACCTCAAGAACAAAGAC AGACGTTGAATATTTTTCCTTCTCAGCCCATGCATGTACAGCCTTCCACCAAG GTTGGAATTGGCTCCCAAAAGCCTTCAGAGTTTACCATGAACTCCACCATTAAAGATGCTCCTCCATCAGCAGTTGTCAAG AAGGAAGGAGGCAGGAAAGGCACAAGCACTGGTCCAGATCACGAAGAAGGCCCCAAGACACCAGACCCTAAG ATATTGAGAAGGCTTGCACAGAATAGGGAGGCAGCTAGGAAAAGCAGGCTTAGGAAAAAG GCATATATACAGCAACTAGAGAACAGTCGGATCAAGCTTACTCAGCTTGAACATGAGCTTCAAAGGGCAAGAACTCAG GGTTTGTTGTTGGGTGGTGGAGCTGCTGTTCTTGGGGACCAAGGCTTCCCTACCACCATTAGTGGTCTCAGCTCAG TAGCCGCCATGTTCGACATGGAGCACATGCGATGGCTGGAAGAACAGCACCGGGTGATGTGCGAGCTCCGGGCGGCGGTGCAGGAGCACCTGCCGGAGACCGACCTGCAGATATTCGTCGACAGCTGCCTCGCACATCTCGACCAGTTGACGCAGCTCAAGTTCCTTGTCATCAAGTCCGACGTCTTCCACCTCATCTCCGGCACCTGGTTGACCCCCGCCGAGCGCTGCTTCATGTGGATCGCCGGTTTCCGCCCCTCCGACCTCATCAAG ATGGTGTTGAGGCACATCGAGCCATTAACGGAGCAGCAGATAGTGGGCGTCTGCGCGCTGCAGCAGTCGGCGCAGGAGACGGAGGAGGCGCTCAGCCATGGACTCGAGGCGCTCAATCAGTCCGTCTCTGCCGCCATCGCCGCCGACGCCCTGAGTTGCAACAGCCTCAACGTGGCCGACTACATGGGGCAGATGACCGTCGCCATGGACAAGCTCGCGGCCATGGAGGGCTTCGTTAGACAA GCGGAGAACTTGAGACAGCAGACACTGCAGAGGCTTCAGCAGATGCTGACGACGGCGCAGATGGCGCGAAGTTTGCTGGCCATCGCCGAGTACTTCCACCGCCTTCGCGCTCTCAGCTCGCTTTGGCTTTCCCGGCCAAGGCAACAAGACTTCAACTCCTGA
- the LOC122008666 gene encoding bZIP transcription factor TGA10-like isoform X7 produces the protein MYLDGQDHSASPQEQRQTLNIFPSQPMHVQPSTKVGIGSQKPSEFTMNSTIKDAPPSAVVKEGGRKGTSTGPDHEEGPKTPDPKILRRLAQNREAARKSRLRKKAYIQQLENSRIKLTQLEHELQRARTQGLLLGGGAAVLGDQGFPTTISGLSSVAAMFDMEHMRWLEEQHRVMCELRAAVQEHLPETDLQIFVDSCLAHLDQLTQLKFLVIKSDVFHLISGTWLTPAERCFMWIAGFRPSDLIKMVLRHIEPLTEQQIVGVCALQQSAQETEEALSHGLEALNQSVSAAIAADALSCNSLNVADYMGQMTVAMDKLAAMEGFVRQAENLRQQTLQRLQQMLTTAQMARSLLAIAEYFHRLRALSSLWLSRPRQQDFNS, from the exons ATGTATTTAGATGGGCAAGATCATTCAGCATCACCTCAAGAACAAAGAC AGACGTTGAATATTTTTCCTTCTCAGCCCATGCATGTACAGCCTTCCACCAAG GTTGGAATTGGCTCCCAAAAGCCTTCAGAGTTTACCATGAACTCCACCATTAAAGATGCTCCTCCATCAGCAGTTGTCAAG GAAGGAGGCAGGAAAGGCACAAGCACTGGTCCAGATCACGAAGAAGGCCCCAAGACACCAGACCCTAAG ATATTGAGAAGGCTTGCACAGAATAGGGAGGCAGCTAGGAAAAGCAGGCTTAGGAAAAAG GCATATATACAGCAACTAGAGAACAGTCGGATCAAGCTTACTCAGCTTGAACATGAGCTTCAAAGGGCAAGAACTCAG GGTTTGTTGTTGGGTGGTGGAGCTGCTGTTCTTGGGGACCAAGGCTTCCCTACCACCATTAGTGGTCTCAGCTCAG TAGCCGCCATGTTCGACATGGAGCACATGCGATGGCTGGAAGAACAGCACCGGGTGATGTGCGAGCTCCGGGCGGCGGTGCAGGAGCACCTGCCGGAGACCGACCTGCAGATATTCGTCGACAGCTGCCTCGCACATCTCGACCAGTTGACGCAGCTCAAGTTCCTTGTCATCAAGTCCGACGTCTTCCACCTCATCTCCGGCACCTGGTTGACCCCCGCCGAGCGCTGCTTCATGTGGATCGCCGGTTTCCGCCCCTCCGACCTCATCAAG ATGGTGTTGAGGCACATCGAGCCATTAACGGAGCAGCAGATAGTGGGCGTCTGCGCGCTGCAGCAGTCGGCGCAGGAGACGGAGGAGGCGCTCAGCCATGGACTCGAGGCGCTCAATCAGTCCGTCTCTGCCGCCATCGCCGCCGACGCCCTGAGTTGCAACAGCCTCAACGTGGCCGACTACATGGGGCAGATGACCGTCGCCATGGACAAGCTCGCGGCCATGGAGGGCTTCGTTAGACAA GCGGAGAACTTGAGACAGCAGACACTGCAGAGGCTTCAGCAGATGCTGACGACGGCGCAGATGGCGCGAAGTTTGCTGGCCATCGCCGAGTACTTCCACCGCCTTCGCGCTCTCAGCTCGCTTTGGCTTTCCCGGCCAAGGCAACAAGACTTCAACTCCTGA
- the LOC122008666 gene encoding bZIP transcription factor TGA10-like isoform X5: protein MGKIIQHHLKNKDGFFVCAETLNIFPSQPMHVQPSTKVGIGSQKPSEFTMNSTIKDAPPSAVVKKEGGRKGTSTGPDHEEGPKTPDPKILRRLAQNREAARKSRLRKKAYIQQLENSRIKLTQLEHELQRARTQGLLLGGGAAVLGDQGFPTTISGLSSVAAMFDMEHMRWLEEQHRVMCELRAAVQEHLPETDLQIFVDSCLAHLDQLTQLKFLVIKSDVFHLISGTWLTPAERCFMWIAGFRPSDLIKMVLRHIEPLTEQQIVGVCALQQSAQETEEALSHGLEALNQSVSAAIAADALSCNSLNVADYMGQMTVAMDKLAAMEGFVRQAENLRQQTLQRLQQMLTTAQMARSLLAIAEYFHRLRALSSLWLSRPRQQDFNS from the exons ATGGGCAAGATCATTCAGCATCACCTCAAGAACAAAGAC GGCTTCTTCGTGTGTGCAGAGACGTTGAATATTTTTCCTTCTCAGCCCATGCATGTACAGCCTTCCACCAAG GTTGGAATTGGCTCCCAAAAGCCTTCAGAGTTTACCATGAACTCCACCATTAAAGATGCTCCTCCATCAGCAGTTGTCAAG AAGGAAGGAGGCAGGAAAGGCACAAGCACTGGTCCAGATCACGAAGAAGGCCCCAAGACACCAGACCCTAAG ATATTGAGAAGGCTTGCACAGAATAGGGAGGCAGCTAGGAAAAGCAGGCTTAGGAAAAAG GCATATATACAGCAACTAGAGAACAGTCGGATCAAGCTTACTCAGCTTGAACATGAGCTTCAAAGGGCAAGAACTCAG GGTTTGTTGTTGGGTGGTGGAGCTGCTGTTCTTGGGGACCAAGGCTTCCCTACCACCATTAGTGGTCTCAGCTCAG TAGCCGCCATGTTCGACATGGAGCACATGCGATGGCTGGAAGAACAGCACCGGGTGATGTGCGAGCTCCGGGCGGCGGTGCAGGAGCACCTGCCGGAGACCGACCTGCAGATATTCGTCGACAGCTGCCTCGCACATCTCGACCAGTTGACGCAGCTCAAGTTCCTTGTCATCAAGTCCGACGTCTTCCACCTCATCTCCGGCACCTGGTTGACCCCCGCCGAGCGCTGCTTCATGTGGATCGCCGGTTTCCGCCCCTCCGACCTCATCAAG ATGGTGTTGAGGCACATCGAGCCATTAACGGAGCAGCAGATAGTGGGCGTCTGCGCGCTGCAGCAGTCGGCGCAGGAGACGGAGGAGGCGCTCAGCCATGGACTCGAGGCGCTCAATCAGTCCGTCTCTGCCGCCATCGCCGCCGACGCCCTGAGTTGCAACAGCCTCAACGTGGCCGACTACATGGGGCAGATGACCGTCGCCATGGACAAGCTCGCGGCCATGGAGGGCTTCGTTAGACAA GCGGAGAACTTGAGACAGCAGACACTGCAGAGGCTTCAGCAGATGCTGACGACGGCGCAGATGGCGCGAAGTTTGCTGGCCATCGCCGAGTACTTCCACCGCCTTCGCGCTCTCAGCTCGCTTTGGCTTTCCCGGCCAAGGCAACAAGACTTCAACTCCTGA
- the LOC122008668 gene encoding 60S ribosomal protein L31-like codes for MVVEKGSKGRKEEVVTREYTINLHKRLHGCTFKKKAPKAIKEIRKFAQKAMGTTDVRVDVKLNKHIWSRGIRSVPRRIRVRIARKRNEEEDAKEELYSLVTVADIPAEGLKGLGTVVVDEAD; via the exons ATGGTGGTGGAGAAGGGAAGCAAAGGGAGGAAAGAGGAGGTGGTGACGAGGGAGTACACCATTAACCTCCACAAGCGCCTTCATGGATG CACATTCAAGAAGAAGGCCCCCAAGGCCATCAAGGAGATCAGGAAGTTTGCTCAGAAAGCAATGGGGACGACCGATGTGAGGGTGGATGTGAAGCTGAACAAGCACATCTGGAGCAGGGGGATCCGCAGTGTTCCAAGGCGCATTCGTGTGCGCATCGCACGCAAGAGGAACGAGGAGGAGGATGCCAAAGAAGAGCTATACTCATTGGTTACGGTGGCCGATATCCCGGCGGAAGGCTTGAAAGGTTTGGGAACCGTGGTTGTGGACGAAGCTGATTGA